AGAAGAGAATGATCAAACTGGATCCGTCCAGGAGGATGAGGAATAATGAAGCGATTATACCTCCCTCTCATTCTGTTTGTTTTCGTTATATTAGAAGGTGTTGCCATTGAATTGTTGCCACCCAGCTTTGTAATAAATGATTTATTAATTATTCCGCATTGGGTTTTTGTTTTTTTATTATACATGGCTATATTCTATGATAATGATCGAACCTATTTTTCGGTGCTGTACGGTGCAATCTTCGGCATGATGATTGATATTGTATACACTGGGATTCTAGGTGTTTACATGTTTGCCTATGCATTTATTATTTACATTGTGAGCGGCATCAGGAAGCTTTTGCATGGCAATATTTACGTAATGATCTTACTTGGTATTTTCGGGATCTCACTGACTGACTTTGCTATTTTTTTGATCTATTCAGTGGTGGGACTTACAAACATGATGCTGGCAGATTATTTACTTTACCGTTTACTACCGACCGTTATAGCAAATTTATTATTTTTGTTAGTTTTGTACCCATTTACAAAAAATCGTTTGTTAAAGTGGCAGGACGAACAAATTTCAAAAAACAGGTAACAAAAAATGACGCGCTTTGTCGAATGAATGTAAAGAGAATAAATGAGGTGAACTTATCATGCCAGGCAAGAAACAACTTATTACAATAAAGGGTACTAGGGATGGGCTCACCCTGTTTATAGATGACTCTTGCTCTTATGATGAAGCATACAACGATCTGAGTGAAAAATTATCAACAAATAGACCGCAAAAAGATGAACCGGTAGTTTCGGTTAATGTTCAACTGGGAAGCCGCTATTTAGACCAAATGCAAACGGACGAATTAAAAGAATTAATTAACAACGGAAATCACTTTATGGTTGAATCCATTCATTCCGATGTTGTATCAAAAAAGGATGCAATACAGTGGATGGAAGAAAGTGAAGTCAAAATGGTCAATCAGATAGTGAGATCTGGACAAGTCGTGGAAGTTAAGGGCGATTTATTGTTAATTGGGGATGTGAATCCGGGGGGCAAGGTTGAAGCAACCGGAAATATCTATGTCATGGGAAGCTTACTTGGAACTGCCCACGCGGGAATAAATGGCAACAGTCAAGCAATAATCGTAGCATCTTTTATGAAGCCAAGCCAACTCCGGATAGCAGACTATATCAGCCGTGCACCAGATTATGAGTCTGATGGTGTGTATATGGAATGCGGTCAAATCGATGAGAAGCAGGACAAAATTGTTATTGATAGACTTCAAGTTCTTTCACGTAAACAGATTGATTTGAATGGGTTTGAGAGGAGAATGAATAATGGGTGAAGCAATCGTAATCACATCTGGTAAAGGTGGAGTTGGTAAGACGACTACATCCGCCAATGTTGGTACAGCATTAGCACTGATGGGGAAAAAAGTCTGCCTGATTGATACTGATATCGGGCTCAGAAACCTTGATGTGGTAATGGGTCTTGAAAACCGTATAATTTACGATATTGTTGATGTTATTCAAGAGAGATGTAAACTGAAGCAAGCCTTAATTAAGGATAAACGATTTGAAGATTTAACGTTATTACCGGCAGCGCAAACGAGTGATAAATCAGCTGTTACTAAGGATGGAATGATAAAAATTATTACGGGCCTGAAACAAGACTATGATTATATCATTATTGATTGTCCAGCTGGAATTGAGCAGGGATTTCAAAATGCAATCGCCGGTGCAGATCAAGCAATTGTTGTAACAACACCTGAAAAATCCAGTGTACGTGATGCCGACCGGATAATCGGTTTACTGGAAAAAGAGGAAATGGATCCACCTAAGCTCGTTATTAATCGTATTCGCAATCATATGATGAAGAATGGAGACATGATTGATGTAGACGGTGTTCTTCAAATACTCTCCATTGATCTAATTGGTATAGTAATTGATGATGATGAAGTGATCAAGGCATCAAATAAAGGGGAACCGATCGCGCTTAATCCAAATTCAAGGGCATCTATATCATATCGTAATATTGCGAGGAGAATTCTCGGGGAATCGGTACCTTTACAATCAATTGAAGAAGAAAAAGGGATGCTTGTAAAAATAAAACGTTTTTTTGGAATGAATGCTTAAGTTTCATTGGATGCGGAAGACAAAATATGTCTAACCGCATCTTTTTAATTTGGAGCATTAACATATCTTGTCCATTTGTTTCATATAGTTTAAGAGAGTATGACAAAGGACGGTGAGTTAAGATGAATCCAAGGATAAATAAAGTTCGTAAGTCAATATCCGCAAGAAAAAGGTCGCGGGGAATATCTAATTCAGATTCAAATAAGAACAGTTTTACTCCTTTTCCACTAGAAGAGGAAGAAAAACATGGTTATTTCCCTATATTTACTGATAGTGGAACGCCAAAGAGAAATAAAAGTAGGCTGGTATCCGGATTTATTTTAAAGGGGATTTTGTCAAGTATACTATTTCTTGGAACTGCATTATTGCTGCAAACGCATAGTGAAGTTTTGCAAAAGCCTAAAATTGTTGCAAGTAGTTTATTAACAAACGAATTTCCATTTGCAAAGGTCAACCAATGGTATCAGGATACGCTTG
This Virgibacillus phasianinus DNA region includes the following protein-coding sequences:
- the mreD gene encoding rod shape-determining protein MreD, producing MKRLYLPLILFVFVILEGVAIELLPPSFVINDLLIIPHWVFVFLLYMAIFYDNDRTYFSVLYGAIFGMMIDIVYTGILGVYMFAYAFIIYIVSGIRKLLHGNIYVMILLGIFGISLTDFAIFLIYSVVGLTNMMLADYLLYRLLPTVIANLLFLLVLYPFTKNRLLKWQDEQISKNR
- the minC gene encoding septum site-determining protein MinC — protein: MPGKKQLITIKGTRDGLTLFIDDSCSYDEAYNDLSEKLSTNRPQKDEPVVSVNVQLGSRYLDQMQTDELKELINNGNHFMVESIHSDVVSKKDAIQWMEESEVKMVNQIVRSGQVVEVKGDLLLIGDVNPGGKVEATGNIYVMGSLLGTAHAGINGNSQAIIVASFMKPSQLRIADYISRAPDYESDGVYMECGQIDEKQDKIVIDRLQVLSRKQIDLNGFERRMNNG
- the minD gene encoding septum site-determining protein MinD — its product is MGEAIVITSGKGGVGKTTTSANVGTALALMGKKVCLIDTDIGLRNLDVVMGLENRIIYDIVDVIQERCKLKQALIKDKRFEDLTLLPAAQTSDKSAVTKDGMIKIITGLKQDYDYIIIDCPAGIEQGFQNAIAGADQAIVVTTPEKSSVRDADRIIGLLEKEEMDPPKLVINRIRNHMMKNGDMIDVDGVLQILSIDLIGIVIDDDEVIKASNKGEPIALNPNSRASISYRNIARRILGESVPLQSIEEEKGMLVKIKRFFGMNA